A stretch of DNA from Triticum dicoccoides isolate Atlit2015 ecotype Zavitan chromosome 2A, WEW_v2.0, whole genome shotgun sequence:
TGTCAGTCTCCCCTTGTACACCTTTCCAAAGCCACCTCTTCCTAGAATGTTCTTATTGCTGAAGTTATCGCTAGCAACTTGAAGCTCCCTTAGTGAGAACCTCTTCAGCTGGCCAAGGTGCACTTCTGGATCCTCCTCAGCTGAAGATAAACAAAAGTACAGATAAACGAATTGAATAACATGACCTGGGACATCAAAGCATGCTATATATATCAATGCAGACCAGGGACATCAAAGAAATGCTCTTCAGGTTTACGTCGCCGCCACAGTGCAAATCCAATTGCAGGAACAGCAAATATCAATGCAGCACCCGCAGCAACACCTCCAGCAATTGCTCCGGTTTTAGGGTCACCTAGCAGAATTGAATTATTCCAGCAAGCACATGTTAAATACGATCATACAGATAATTTGAGAGTTTCAAGGATTGTCCATTTCAAGAAGAATCGCCGCAGTGCCACAGAATTTAACAAAATTCACCTTGTGCCGCGGGTGGTGTTGGAGGATTGAATGGAGGCGGTGGAGAAAAAGGAGGTGCCCCAGGACATGGTTTCGTAGTACCCGGGCCACAAAGATTTGGATTATTACCAAAACTGTGACAATAAGTTAAAAGTCATCATCCTCACAAGATGCAGTAAGCACCCGAATTTCAACCAGAAAGAATACCTTATAGGGGTAAAGAGTGAAAACGAGCCAGTTGAAGGAACCGCTCCGGAGAGATTGTTGTTTGATAGATCCCTGTGAGATTGTCAGATGCATTTGTTATAATGTACTGGTTTGCATGTTTGTTACCATGCCCACAGCATATCCTTAAGATACATATAGAATATGAACTATGAAGAGTAGAACAGATAACTTACAGAACTTGGAGGGTGCTAATATTGGTCAAGGATTGTGGAATTTGACCAGAAAGACTGTTGTTGTTAAGACGGCTGTTATTCCAAGTAGACATTCCCAGAAAGAAGTATATTAGAATCATTCCAACAAGCAAGGCTAGAAAATAATCATTCGAACCAGCAGGCCTACAGAAAAGCATTAAAGCCACAAGAAAAGAACTACACTATAGATTTACCCTCCATTGTAACTAGATACCTAACTGGATATGGTCATATGAAAGAAGAAAACTGCAAGAACACCTTATCATTCAATAAGACATGCAAATCTAAGAGGACTTCTGGGAAGAAAAGCTCGTACAAATGCATGCATGTGCCATGATGCATCTTTATTGTGGTTCTGTGCGGCGTTCCTATTATGGGTTTTTTTTTGGTAAGGGTGGGGCACATGTCAAAGAAATGTGGTGGTCTGAACCAGAAAAACAGGACACGTGGAATTGACAATTATATTCGTTTCGAAAGGAGTAAAAAGGTATATTCTTACAGGAATCGCAACTTTAAGAGTTTCCCCAATGTGTCTGGAATACCGCCAGTGAATTTGTTCAGGTACAGATCCAAACTGACCAGGTTTGTCAAGTTCCCGAGTTCCAAAGGTATTGTCCCACTTATATTGTTGCTGTACAGCTCCCTGTCATGTAACAGTGAAATTTCACTAAAAGTTTCAAGGCATACATAATGAGAGCGCCAAACTTGTAAAAGGTACCATAAATGATTGACAAAGAATAGAAGGCACAGAAATAATGAGAAAACTATAAAACTACACAATGTAGGATCTCAGCAGAAATCTCACAAACATCATTTCCAAAATCTGTAGGAGAACAAAGCACATGTAGTAGCCACTCTAAACATCCTAGAATAGTACAATTGGAACATGATTACAGATTTATTGAAAACCAAAGCAGTTCAGGTATGTAGATTACTCATTTTGTCATCAGTACTCAGCACAGCTATGTTCTGCAAACCCAAGTCATGTACTCATTTTATTGCAGGACAGATTTTATTGAACATAATTACACATTTTGTCATCAGTACTCAGCACAGTTATGTTCTGCAAACCCAAGTCATGTATGTATATTACTGAAGTTCAGGCACCAAGCTTACGAAAACATACACAGATGCAACTACTGCGCCATATAACTATAAAAATAATTCTCGGAAGGCTAGAACGTTAAACTTACAAATATTGTAGATTTTTCAACTGTCCAAGTTGGGACACCAATGCACCTGACAGTTGTGCGTTTCCAAGATCACTGCAACAGTAAAAGGTTACAGTCGACACACAAAAGATCACCTTTATAACTTTTAGCAAGTGTAAATTGGAGAAAAATCTATCAAAAACTTACACTCTGATTACACTGTTGTCAGTGTTACAAGTAACATGGAACCATGTGCATGGATTAACCAGAGTGGGATCCCAACTCTGCAGCACATTGTTAGCATCTTTAAGGCTTTGACGCAGACTGTACAGAGCATCACCTACCAATGGAAGTACAATATGATCAGGTATGAGCAATATTATACATGCCTAGTCATTTAAGGCAATATACAGATATTCTCCCAATAATCTTATGTGCAGAAATTTAACAGTTACTTCGCCACCACATTATGCACGCAAATATACAGCTCCCATTTTGTCCAAAAAGCTATGCAAAATTTAGCATAGCCTACTAATCAATATCTAAAGTACAGATAAATGTGTGAATACCGATATAAAAACAGATAATTGATGTGTgtttaacatgatttttttagaTTATGGAAGAGAATATCTCTTTAGGCCTGTGCAACCAAAGAGGCGCACTGCCCCATTTTTTGCAAGAATAAATGTGGTCCTCATATTTAGCTTCAATTCCTTGAACCAAGCAGTTACTCTAGTATATGGGCCAATATATGGTAAAAACCAAAGGTAAAGCAAATACATTtttgttcattgacccaaatagtaCCTACACATTCATACAACAGGCACATCTTTGTTATGTACAGTTCGTGTAGGAGCCAGGCATTACTAAAATAAATGCAAAGCAAACTATTATGACCATAGACAGAACGATATCACTATTTTGATTCTTACACAAGAAGAATACTAGTTGTCCCTTCAGACAATAAAATTCTACTAGTTCAGTTAAAGCCCAAAGATATGGAAATCTAAGTGAAAAAAGGCAAGATTATCTTCACGAAAGGCTCAAACAGAAAGAAATATGTGCAGTGGTGGTCTCTACAAACAAATACTGTCGTGAATAATGAAACTTGTGGAGCCATAACATGCACCTCCAGAAAACCAGTTTAAGCATAACCAGTCGTGAATAATGAAACTTGTCGTGCTGATAAcgtgttttgagtgaaaagtaaagaACGAGAGAGTTTAATGAAAGATGATCCATCAGTCTTTATTGATGATAGAAATGGGGTATTTATACCCAGGCGGAAGTACACATGGTGCTTGGCGGTCAAGTAAAAACATAGTTACTTGAGAGCCAAGGAATTACATAGTTGCCTTGAGAACCAAGGAAGTACATGGTTGCTTGAGAACCAAGCAACCTATCTAACAATTAACTTAATCCTAATTAGCTTAATTAATAAGCAACTATTCTATTCTTAACAAGCCAAATTACAGACTTGGCGTTACTTCAGACGGGGAAAATGTTTTTTTTATTTTAAACCGTAGTTGGGACAAGCACAGTGGAAGCTAATTCTATCTCTGTGAATTTGCCAGTAGACCAAAGTTATCAGCCATAGCGAAAAAACCCCGAAGAAAGAACAAACTCGTAGCACAATATGAGAGACATGGTGATACAGAACCTACATAATCCATGGAAGCTGGAAAGGGGAGATTGTAAGACCTTCCACTAACAGGAAAAAAAAATCAGTCCACGCCCATGGGCGGAAACTTGCTAAGAAGTACAGCAACACATGCGAGATGCTTACTCCCTTCCCCCGAAATATATACTCGCGAGCGCACCCGTGGACCAGGCAATTCGTGAACCCGAAAGGAGGGCGGAAGCCAAATAACTTAAAATTGAGAAAATTGATGGAGTGGCTCACCCTCTGTGTTGGCGGAGACCCGGCTCACGGTCAGCACCGCCGAcaagaccgccgccgccgcccaccaacACCTCCGCAGCATCTCCGGCGACGCAGCCATCCGAGCGCAGGCGGCTGCCAGGTGGGCCCGTCTCAAAGCCGCAGCATACGCGCGCTCCCGGTCTCCGGCGCCCTTGTGAGCTGTCTACGACGGCCCCCGATTACCCCCCGCCGCCGCGTTGACAGCGCTGCCTCGACCCTCCCCTCTTCTCTGACGGAGCAGGGCACGGAGGAAGCGATTTTTTTACCGGTGTGGAGTATTTTTCCAGCTCGAGATGATTTTTAAATTTCTGCTGGTCTCTTCCCGTGCCCCAACCTAAAATGTTCCATCGGCAAGGGAGGCCTGTTTCGCGGAAGGCCGGGTCACCGCGCGCCGCCCACCTCGCGTCGCTGTCAGGTGGGGGAAGGCGCGCGTGGGGCCCGCAGGTCCGTGGAGGAGAGCCGGTCTCTCCACGGTGGCTGTCGTTTTCCGCCGAGGGTGGTGGGGGTTAGTGGGAGGCGGAAGCGTAGCAGGAGGGATGGGCGGTGACGCCGGCGTGATGCGGGAGCGCGGGGCTTCCCTGGACGCTGTCCTCGTACGCCCGTCACCAGACATCAATCAATCATTCACGAATAAATAACTGAACCCACGGCGGCTTCGACCACGAGTAACCGAGGCGGCCACGTAACACGGGTTTTGCGGCGGGAGAGCAGGGCGGAGTAAGTACTGTGCCGAAACGGGTCGGAGCAGTACGGCGCGTCCACGCACCACCGCGCCCGGCTCGTGGCCACCGGGGGGCCCGGCGCTGGCAGTGGCAGGACGCCAGCTGAAGGGCGCAGTCAAAATTCCCCCTCGTGAACGGGGGATCCGGTGCGGCGCCGTTCGGCGGTCCCGCCGGAATGGGCCAGTAGGAGGCCGTCACGCGGCGGGGTGACAGCGGCTGGACGCCGTTGGCTGCTCGGGACGGGCGCACGCGATCCGCTCCTCCCCGTTGCTACGGACGTGGGGCCCACGGGCCAGGTCGGATCCCGTATTTTCCCAGTCAAAGTTGTGGACCGCGCTGGTCTACGGTCTACCCCGTCCCTCCTCCCGCTAGGTGCGTGGTGTAGACGAGTCGTAGAGTGGGGGGTCTGGAACGGCTCCGGCCTCCGGAGGGGGAGGGGAGACTTGACTGCGAGCCTGAAACGCCACTGTTCACGAAAAGGAAATGGGAGTTGGCGCGCGTGTCtgcattttgtgtttttgattGACGATCAACGAAGAAAACGGGAGGATGCTATGTGTGGTGTCACCGTCTGGCCAGAAGCACGCACGAATACGATTGGTGTTTGTGTCGTAGTGGAGTCGGCAAGTTTGATCAGAAAAAGGCGTGGGAATATGAAAAGTCATTCGGAAAATTCAACTGTGTCCGGTGGCATGCGAAAGCGACAGTGATGCCGGAAGGTCGTGCTCGACTGCTCGTGCTGTCCAAATGGCACGCCTGAGATGCGATGGTCTAGGGCACGATTAGCTGTGTGTTCATGTTCAGCCTACGCTTCTTAGACGTGAGGTGTGCCGAAGCTGCATGCAGTAagtctagtcatagtgggagtaacttagctagtaacataacgcactttaattattatttttgcttatgtggcatgtagttaatgagaagtagtaacataatatgttactgtaagggCATCTTCAATGGTTGTAAGATAATTGTTGGTAGATTTTGCCACATAGaatttttgatgatgtgtcatacaaTAAATGAGGAAAGATAAGAAGGTTGTATGTATATGAACCAACATCCCTTGCACAAGCTCCAATGTAGAATGAGAGAGCACCTTATTTATTGTCTCGCATCTTATTGGGCAAACTAGATACAACCCATTGAAGTTGTTGTATGTTAagttgttggttgatgacatggcatattttaccaacaagctaacatacaaactattggagatgccctaacatagCGGTTTCCAAaataagatgagtctacaagctaataaataaaGTCATCTATGACACTAatgctatgttactttgcactatgaagatagtaacttatactagtatcatatgcatgacactagtataagttactcctcaTTATGACCAGCCTAAGGCTGTGGCATGTGGCTGTAGGCCTATAGAGTCTAGGTCGGAGATAGCTTCACAGCAGACTCTGCGGTTCTAGGTTCCAAAAGCTTCATGTCTTTCTCGAGGAACAAAAATAAATAAGGAAAAGAGGTGTTAAAAGCGATTGCGGCGTTTTAGTGCTCCGGCTCTTTGCAGCCCTTTCTTTGAAACATTCAATATTAGCATTTCAATGTTCTAAAAAAGTCAAAAAAACAATTCCACATTGACATATGCATGTATACTGGTACAAGTGCGTAAATTTTCAAGAAAAACACATTGATTAGCAAGCCGCAGAAAAAGTGAGATTCGTTGATTTTATACAGTGAACCGTGCGCACATTTCACTGGTTTCAAACTCGTCCTTTTGTCATTTTTCTGCACATTACGTGTCAATGTATTTTCTAGTGAATCATTGTTAAACAATGTATTTTCTAATGAAAATTTGCACACATCCAGTATACATCCATACGACAATGTGTATTATTTTCAAACAAAATTGAAATTTGAAacatttgtttcaaaattttcattaaAAATTAGCTCTGTGGAGCTCAAGCACTAAAACACACTTTTGTGCATGTTTTTTAGTGCTTTGGCTCCCGGGACCACGTGCTCCCGCATGAACATTAACTTAAAAAAAGTGGTAAAATGTTTTCAAAATTTTCTAAATATTTATGTGGGTGTTCGTGTTAGTGTCACAAGCATGCTTGACAATTTTTATGTGAGACGGAGCAATAGTGTTTCGTCGGTGAAAAAACAAATTTGGGGTAAGGCTTGTTGTTCAATTTGTTTCTTTTTGTACAATCCAAAATGTTTAACCTTTTTGCATAAAATTTGCAGGTACTATTCAGATGTCACTATGAATACATAAGAAATTTGTTAGGAttattttgaaatttcaaaaatcaTTTCGGCAGCACATGATCCCGGGAGCCAAATTGCATTTCCGCCTCAATGGCTTGTGTCTTAGAGCGTCTCTAGGTGAGCCGCTATAATCTCGGCCCACAAAATTGATTTACGGTTCGCCCTAAATCGATTTTGCGGGCACTTTTTGCCCGGCGCAGAAATGATACCGCAAAATCGTCTTGCAAATTTAAAAACTTAAGATAAACATGTTCCAACTACATTTTAGATAGTCCGGACCTCGTCGGAGTTCACgtgcgtgcgcgcacacacacacattcaCATTGCCAAATGATATGGCTTGAGACCCCTGTGAGCACCTTGGAGAGACCACATCGAtatatcttgagattgacgaagttggCACACACACTCCAGTCGGCGGACACATCAAACAACATAAAGAACAACACCAAAAAGTTTGAAATAAATCCAAGAAATATGCGAGCACTCATGCTAAGTCTCTAGCACTTGAATCTGGGTGGGTAAGTTTCACCATAAAGAATCTAGCCATCAAACGGTATCTGCGAAGTGCTATACCTCAAACGGACACCCTCGAATGTTCACGTGTGTCTAGGGACAGTCAGGCAGGCGAGGGCCATCCAAGGCTAGCActcaaatcccccccccccctactTGTTCGTCCCTCCTTCTCCCCTTCTCCTTTTATTCACTAAGTCAAGTTCTTTGTTGAGCAACATTCAATAGCAATTCAATGACAC
This window harbors:
- the LOC119355357 gene encoding LRR receptor kinase SERK2-like; its protein translation is MAASPEMLRRCWWAAAAVLSAVLTVSRVSANTEGDALYSLRQSLKDANNVLQSWDPTLVNPCTWFHVTCNTDNSVIRVDLGNAQLSGALVSQLGQLKNLQYLELYSNNISGTIPLELGNLTNLVSLDLYLNKFTGGIPDTLGKLLKLRFLRLNNNSLSGQIPQSLTNISTLQVLDLSNNNLSGAVPSTGSFSLFTPISFGNNPNLCGPGTTKPCPGAPPFSPPPPFNPPTPPAAQGDPKTGAIAGGVAAGAALIFAVPAIGFALWRRRKPEEHFFDVPAEEDPEVHLGQLKRFSLRELQVASDNFSNKNILGRGGFGKVYKGRLTDGTLVAVKRLKEERTPGGELQFQTEVEMISMAVHRNLLRLRGFCMTPTERLLVYPYMANGSVASRLRERGPNEPALEWEKRTRIALGSARGLSYLHDHCDPKIIHRDVKAANILLDEDFEAVVGDFGLAKLMDYKDTHVTTAVRGTIGHIAPEYLSTGKSSEKTDVFGYGIMLLELITGQRAFDLARLANDDDVMLLDWVKGLLKEKKVEMLVDPDLQSVYVEHEVEALIQVALLCTQGSPMDRPKMSEVVRMLEGDGLAERWEEWQKVEVVRQEAELAPRNNDWIVDSTYNLRAVELSGPR